The Neoasaia chiangmaiensis sequence ACGACCAATCGTCTCACGCCTCGAGCGCGGCTTGGGGACGGCTTCCCTGGATGTCATTCAGGCTGGCGGTCGCGGCAGCAATACCGTCATCGTGCCGCTTTCGCGCAAGCCACCGGCAACCGCTTCCGCTGCCGGTCCCCACCCGGTGAACAGGTCCGCACGACCCGGCCCGGCAATGTCCGTCCCGATATCCTGCGCCAGCACCAGATGGCGCCAGTCGCCGACCTGCCCCTGAGCATCCGGTAGTCGCGTTTCCACCCATACGGGCACACCCAGCGGCATGACATTACGATCGATCGCAATCGACCGCCCTGGCGTCAGACCGATACCCAGGGCACCCGGCGCACCGCTGGCCGCATCGAGGCCTTCCAGACGCTTGAAGAAAACATAGTTGGCGTTTTTCTCCAGGATGCTCCGTGCCTGATCGGGATGAGCGGCCAACCAGTTGCGGATATTGACCATCGTGACGTCATGCGCCGCAAGGTCGCCGTTTTCGACCAGAACATGCCCGATCGGCGTATAGGGGTGCCCGTTGCGACCGCTGTATCCAACGCGCATCACGCTCCCGTCCGGCATCACGATGCGCCCGGATCCCTGGATCTGAAGAAAGAACAGATCTTCCGGGCTTCGAAGCCATGCCAGTTCCAGCCCTTTGCCCGCCAGCGCCCCCTGATCGATTTCCGCACGGCTGAAATGCGGCGAAAACCGTCCATCCTGCCAGCGGCCACTGACCCATGACCCCGCCGTGGTCCGTGCACGCACGAGATCCGTCGGCCTGGCATAAAGCGGCGTCTGGAAAGCACCCTGCCTTGTTGGAGACCCGAAGACCTGTGGTTCGTAATACCCTGAATAGAACGCGTCCTGTTCAACGCGGTAGGGAACGAACCATGCCTGAAGATAACGCTGCGCCGAAGAGGCATCATCAGGCGTCGTCGCCAGAACACCGCATGCTCCGGCCCAGTCGCCCGCGCGGCTGCCGTTGGGAATCGTCGGTGCGCTGCCACCGAGATGCGTCTGTGGCGGCAGGGTCGCGAAACGCCGGCATTCTGCCCGCAGGGATGACAGGACGGACAATGCTTCCGCACCGGACCATCCCGTAAGCGCCTCATACGCGACAGGCGTCAGTGACAATGTCTCGTTGGAGGAAGGCTGCTCGGCGCATCCCGCCACCAGCAGCATCCCCAGCGGCAAGGCGCGCAACGGAGAGAATTTCATGGACCGATTTTAACCGAAGACAATCAGAAGAACAGGGGCCGGTCGTACCACCGTCGCCCCCCGCTCGCCAACCCCATCATGCAGCGCGTGCTGCCGCCAGACGCCAGGAAGCACCACCGGTCTGCGCGCCGAAAACGCGCTCGAAACGCCAGAGGTCGGAAAATTCGGTGACGGATTCCGTCCCGACCAGCGGCTGGCTGTCGCGATCGTTCAGAAGGCTGATCTGCCGCGAGACGATCAGCACGTCGATCGCGCCGCGGGTCACACCCTGCGCCGGCTCCGCCACATCCGCGTCCTGAATCGCCAATGACTGGATTGCAACGATCTCCGTTCGCTGGACCTCCCCGGCCGCCTCCCGCGCATCGATTGCCGCCGCGAAACCAGCATAAGCGTCCGGCGTCAGCGCGGCACGCAGCTTCTCCCGGTCCCCCATGGCAAACGCCGTCACCACATTCCGAAACGACGTCTCGACCCCGCGCAGAAACTTTTCCGGAGAGAAGCCCGGTTCCACCAGGGCCATGCGCCCCAGTATGCCGCCGACACGCGTCGCAGGGGCGGGAATGTCCAGAGCGGCGCCCGGTTCCTCGACCTTGGGCGCCACGTCGGTCCTGGGCTGCACGGCACGGGGCGAAGCGACATGGCGCACCGCAGCCATCTCCTGAACGCCCATGCGTCGCCCCAGAACGCTGCGTAGCCGAAGCGCCAGGAGAATGCTGATGATCGCAAAGATCACGATATCGTAGGGAATATGAGATAGAACGGACATGGACGTCGGCTTTGCTGAAATCTGGAGAATATAGCGCGTTCTCCTTAATTAGGTTTTCAACGCCGCCATCACAACATGCGATCTTCATTTGGGCTGTTGGCGGCATAGCCCGGGCATGCTACCGCGCAGGACAAGACGCGCGACCTGGCCGTCGTGCGCGTGTCGTCCTCCCGCAATTGAGAGAGCCCATGTCCGAAAGCAATCCGACCCCCGCCAACGATACGCCGGAGAACGGCGCACCGCCGGGCATGCCGCTTGCCGTTAACCTGCAATACACCAGGGATCTGTCGTTCGAAGTGCCGGCCGGCGCCGCCATCTTCAAGACACTCCGTGGCGCACCGCAAGTCGGCGTGAATATCGACGTCCGGGTGG is a genomic window containing:
- a CDS encoding Tim44/TimA family putative adaptor protein, with amino-acid sequence MSVLSHIPYDIVIFAIISILLALRLRSVLGRRMGVQEMAAVRHVASPRAVQPRTDVAPKVEEPGAALDIPAPATRVGGILGRMALVEPGFSPEKFLRGVETSFRNVVTAFAMGDREKLRAALTPDAYAGFAAAIDAREAAGEVQRTEIVAIQSLAIQDADVAEPAQGVTRGAIDVLIVSRQISLLNDRDSQPLVGTESVTEFSDLWRFERVFGAQTGGASWRLAAARAA
- the mltA gene encoding murein transglycosylase A, with the translated sequence MKFSPLRALPLGMLLVAGCAEQPSSNETLSLTPVAYEALTGWSGAEALSVLSSLRAECRRFATLPPQTHLGGSAPTIPNGSRAGDWAGACGVLATTPDDASSAQRYLQAWFVPYRVEQDAFYSGYYEPQVFGSPTRQGAFQTPLYARPTDLVRARTTAGSWVSGRWQDGRFSPHFSRAEIDQGALAGKGLELAWLRSPEDLFFLQIQGSGRIVMPDGSVMRVGYSGRNGHPYTPIGHVLVENGDLAAHDVTMVNIRNWLAAHPDQARSILEKNANYVFFKRLEGLDAASGAPGALGIGLTPGRSIAIDRNVMPLGVPVWVETRLPDAQGQVGDWRHLVLAQDIGTDIAGPGRADLFTGWGPAAEAVAGGLRESGTMTVLLPRPPA